One Sporocytophaga myxococcoides DNA segment encodes these proteins:
- a CDS encoding OmpH family outer membrane protein has product MNNNLVKISLILNGLLIVAVAVLFYLHFKQPGEVSAAPEEKSEDTISVANIEMPKVPNARKIVFFNYDSLTAKYEFFKKIQREMETKARGIENELMRKEQKLQEDFEFYQKNAGAMTEQHRESKERELTAAQQELLALKENRSEQFAIQQQELNKQLMDKLYGYFNKLSRENNFDYILTYQKGLPGVVFGADSLDITKELVDGLNREYKKK; this is encoded by the coding sequence ATGAATAATAACCTTGTTAAAATTTCTCTTATACTTAATGGATTATTAATAGTGGCAGTTGCTGTACTTTTTTATCTTCATTTTAAGCAGCCTGGTGAGGTATCTGCTGCTCCTGAAGAAAAATCAGAAGATACAATTAGTGTGGCAAATATTGAAATGCCGAAAGTTCCAAACGCAAGAAAGATAGTTTTCTTTAACTATGACTCTCTTACTGCCAAATATGAATTTTTCAAAAAGATTCAGAGAGAAATGGAAACAAAAGCCAGAGGGATTGAAAATGAGTTGATGAGAAAGGAACAGAAGCTTCAGGAAGATTTCGAATTTTATCAGAAAAATGCAGGAGCAATGACGGAACAGCACAGAGAATCTAAGGAAAGAGAATTAACAGCCGCTCAGCAGGAGTTATTGGCACTTAAAGAAAACAGATCAGAGCAATTTGCCATTCAGCAACAGGAGTTAAATAAGCAATTAATGGATAAGCTTTATGGTTATTTTAATAAGCTGTCAAGAGAGAATAATTTTGACTACATCCTTACTTATCAGAAAGGGCTACCTGGAGTGGTTTTTGGAGCAGATAGTCTGGATATAACTAAAGAGCTTGTCGATGGCTTGAACAGAGAATATAAGAAGAAATAA
- a CDS encoding peroxiredoxin: protein MSLRLGDIAPDFTAETTQGTVNFHEWIGNSWAILFSHPKDYTPVCTTELGAVAKIKGEFDKRNTKVIAVSVDPLSDHNGWINDINETQNTNVNFPLIADPDRKVAILYDMIHPNASENVTVRSVFIIGPDKKVKLILTYPASTGRNFDEIIRVLDSLQLTANYSVATPANWRDGQDCIIVPAVKDEDIPAKFPKGVTRIKPYLRYTPQPNK, encoded by the coding sequence ATGTCATTACGTTTAGGAGATATCGCACCGGATTTTACGGCGGAAACAACCCAGGGAACAGTAAACTTCCACGAATGGATAGGAAATAGCTGGGCTATTTTATTTTCACACCCAAAAGATTATACTCCAGTGTGTACGACCGAACTTGGAGCCGTTGCTAAAATTAAAGGTGAATTCGATAAGAGAAATACAAAGGTAATAGCAGTAAGCGTAGATCCACTTTCTGATCACAATGGCTGGATCAACGATATCAATGAAACTCAGAATACCAATGTTAATTTTCCATTAATTGCTGACCCTGATAGAAAGGTTGCAATTCTTTATGATATGATTCACCCAAATGCAAGCGAAAATGTAACTGTTCGCTCTGTATTTATCATAGGCCCAGACAAAAAAGTTAAGCTTATCCTTACTTACCCTGCAAGCACAGGAAGAAATTTTGATGAGATCATCCGTGTTCTTGATTCACTTCAATTAACTGCAAACTACAGTGTAGCTACTCCTGCAAACTGGAGAGACGGACAAGATTGTATCATCGTTCCCGCAGTAAAAGATGAAGATATTCCTGCGAAATTCCCTAAAGGTGTAACAAGGATAAAACCTTACCTGAGATACACTCCTCAACCTAACAAATAA
- a CDS encoding OsmC family peroxiredoxin, with the protein MIRTANAAWKGDLKSGTGSINTESGLVKDATYNFARRFENEKGTNPEELLGAAHAACFAMALSHGLATSGFTPVKVHVEDKVKLEKVGDGFSITTIEINCIADVPGISESEFLKFAEDTKKGCPVSKALTGVTFILNAKLKSGVSA; encoded by the coding sequence ATGATACGCACTGCAAATGCTGCCTGGAAAGGCGATTTGAAATCAGGAACTGGTTCCATCAATACTGAAAGTGGTCTGGTAAAAGACGCTACATACAATTTTGCCCGTCGTTTTGAAAATGAAAAGGGTACAAATCCTGAGGAACTTCTTGGCGCCGCTCATGCTGCCTGCTTTGCTATGGCTCTAAGCCATGGTCTTGCTACTTCAGGATTTACACCTGTAAAGGTTCACGTGGAGGATAAAGTGAAACTTGAAAAGGTGGGAGATGGTTTTAGCATTACAACTATCGAGATTAACTGCATTGCTGATGTTCCTGGAATCTCTGAAAGTGAATTTTTAAAATTCGCGGAAGACACTAAGAAAGGCTGTCCTGTTTCTAAAGCATTAACAGGCGTTACTTTTATCTTAAATGCAAAGCTTAAGTCAGGAGTTTCTGCCTAA
- a CDS encoding dihydrolipoyl dehydrogenase family protein, whose translation MNRFDICVIGGGPAGYAAAMRALDLNKRVLFVEKNKIGGAGVYNGALSSKTFWELSRDVSLARKRLQKYACTEIKVDFKEILNDVKEAIFLRKVQLETHILLLQRKKKDLFSYIKAEARLVSANEVLLKKSNGDEEIISADNIVLATGSRPRKLAHIPIDEKIIVTSDGIECFTDFPESMVILGAGVIGCEWATIFSNFGRTKVNLIDKADRILPFEDEDISLTTQTNLEDNGVTIHKNSQLVRMEIKNGRVEYELRYKDGRSEIYNVEKALVSVGRVPNTENLGAKEVGVVINDNCTVVNEDTRTTVANIYAVGDLTSDFALANVGELEGRHAVEKMFGLNPKPLTYKNISTIMFLSPETAGVGMNEQEARSKGIPYRVVSIDYSLIPRAIAMRNTNGFFKILVTNDEEMKILGMRAVGVHASSAIQAVALLISMDKGIEELAELIHPHPSIIEGIQECVRMLKGKSILKPEIFKDMLKCRGCNEKGEYFELVQNDTFTKI comes from the coding sequence ATGAATCGATTTGATATATGTGTGATTGGGGGCGGCCCTGCCGGATATGCTGCTGCAATGAGGGCTTTGGACCTCAACAAGAGAGTACTTTTTGTTGAAAAAAACAAAATCGGAGGGGCAGGAGTTTACAATGGAGCACTATCATCCAAAACCTTCTGGGAACTTTCCAGAGATGTATCTCTTGCCAGAAAGAGGCTTCAAAAATATGCATGTACAGAAATAAAGGTAGATTTTAAGGAAATTCTTAATGATGTTAAAGAAGCCATTTTTCTCAGAAAAGTGCAGCTTGAAACCCACATTCTTCTGCTTCAGAGAAAGAAAAAAGACCTCTTTAGTTATATCAAAGCAGAAGCCAGATTAGTCTCTGCCAACGAAGTACTTCTCAAAAAAAGTAATGGCGATGAGGAAATTATTTCAGCTGATAACATAGTGCTGGCAACCGGAAGCAGACCCAGAAAACTTGCTCACATACCTATAGATGAAAAAATAATAGTAACTAGTGATGGCATAGAATGCTTTACTGACTTTCCGGAAAGTATGGTAATTCTCGGAGCAGGAGTAATAGGTTGCGAATGGGCAACTATATTTTCCAATTTTGGAAGGACAAAAGTAAATCTGATTGACAAAGCAGACCGTATCCTGCCCTTTGAGGATGAAGACATTTCCCTCACAACACAAACAAACCTTGAGGATAATGGTGTTACCATTCATAAAAACTCACAATTGGTAAGGATGGAAATAAAAAACGGTAGGGTAGAATATGAACTCCGATACAAAGACGGTCGTTCTGAAATATACAATGTAGAGAAAGCGCTTGTTTCAGTGGGTAGAGTTCCAAACACCGAAAACCTTGGCGCCAAGGAAGTAGGAGTAGTAATTAATGACAATTGTACTGTTGTCAATGAAGACACGAGAACAACCGTGGCAAACATATATGCAGTAGGAGATCTTACCTCGGATTTTGCACTTGCCAACGTCGGTGAACTTGAGGGCAGACATGCTGTGGAAAAAATGTTTGGTCTTAATCCTAAACCACTGACCTATAAAAACATTTCAACCATCATGTTCCTGAGTCCGGAAACCGCTGGCGTAGGAATGAATGAACAGGAAGCAAGAAGCAAAGGAATACCTTATCGGGTCGTAAGTATCGACTATAGTCTGATACCCAGAGCCATAGCAATGAGAAATACGAATGGCTTCTTTAAAATACTTGTAACCAATGATGAGGAGATGAAAATCCTCGGAATGCGCGCTGTAGGAGTGCATGCATCAAGTGCTATTCAGGCTGTGGCTTTATTAATATCCATGGACAAAGGAATTGAAGAACTTGCTGAACTAATACACCCCCACCCTTCGATCATAGAAGGCATCCAAGAATGCGTAAGAATGCTTAAGGGAAAATCCATACTGAAGCCAGAGATTTTCAAGGACATGCTTAAGTGCAGAGGTTGCAATGAGAAAGGCGAATATTTCGAGCTGGTGCAAAACGATACATTTACAAAAATATAA
- a CDS encoding APC family permease has product MGNGGSNGKNKIGLISAICVVVASMIGTGVFTGLGFQAAGIKSVSALLLLWLISGVVTICGALTYAELATHMPRSGGEYHYLSKIYHPIVGFMSGWISLTVGFAAPIAVSAMAFGFYISKINQMDKALLATCLITGLTALNLFGLKTGSRFHNLATIFNVVLIITFIFAGYFFVESKHFQLSFSRPDLSAIMDPAFAVSLIYASFAYSGWNSAAYIAGEVSEPEKNLPKALFFGTLIVLVLYLFLNFIFLYNVPVEDLAGRVEIGFIAGIKVFGLVGGKMMALLISLGLIASVNALIITGPRVSQTMGEDYPALKKISVNNRFRSPWIAILLQSFIALSLIYTSTFESVITYIGFTINLSTTLTVAGVFIFRLRMEKKYGNKKEYRTWGYPFVPVIFILQQCWMLFYLGKEKSEASLAGLITVAIGVLLYFIVDRKNHKREVIDMP; this is encoded by the coding sequence ATGGGAAATGGGGGCAGTAACGGGAAAAATAAAATAGGTCTTATCAGTGCTATATGCGTGGTTGTGGCAAGCATGATAGGAACAGGCGTATTTACCGGACTAGGATTTCAGGCAGCAGGTATAAAATCGGTTTCTGCCTTGCTCTTGCTTTGGTTAATAAGTGGAGTAGTAACTATTTGCGGTGCCCTTACCTATGCTGAGCTTGCTACTCATATGCCAAGATCAGGAGGTGAGTATCACTATCTCTCAAAAATTTATCACCCGATTGTTGGATTTATGAGTGGATGGATTTCACTGACAGTAGGCTTTGCAGCTCCTATTGCAGTGTCTGCGATGGCATTTGGTTTTTATATCTCCAAAATTAATCAAATGGATAAAGCTTTATTAGCCACATGTCTTATAACTGGTCTCACCGCGCTTAATCTTTTTGGTTTAAAAACTGGCAGCAGATTTCATAACCTTGCCACAATTTTTAATGTAGTTCTTATCATCACATTCATATTTGCGGGTTATTTTTTTGTGGAATCGAAGCACTTTCAGTTATCCTTTTCCCGGCCAGACTTGTCTGCTATTATGGATCCAGCTTTTGCTGTATCACTTATTTATGCCTCTTTTGCTTATTCAGGATGGAATTCTGCAGCTTATATAGCAGGTGAAGTTTCAGAACCGGAAAAAAATCTCCCCAAGGCTTTATTCTTCGGTACATTGATTGTGTTGGTCTTATATTTATTTTTGAATTTTATTTTTCTTTATAACGTACCTGTTGAGGACCTTGCAGGGAGAGTGGAGATTGGTTTCATCGCAGGAATAAAGGTTTTTGGTTTAGTTGGTGGAAAAATGATGGCCCTGCTGATCTCACTTGGTCTGATAGCCTCTGTAAATGCATTGATAATCACCGGACCCAGAGTGTCTCAGACAATGGGGGAAGATTATCCCGCTCTTAAGAAAATTTCAGTTAACAATAGATTTAGATCACCATGGATTGCAATACTGCTTCAGTCTTTTATTGCGCTTTCACTAATTTATACATCTACATTTGAGTCTGTAATTACTTATATAGGTTTTACCATCAATTTATCTACAACCCTTACAGTTGCAGGAGTTTTTATATTCAGGCTGAGAATGGAAAAAAAATATGGGAACAAGAAGGAATACAGAACATGGGGATATCCATTCGTTCCGGTTATTTTTATTCTGCAACAGTGCTGGATGTTATTTTATCTTGGAAAAGAAAAGAGTGAAGCATCTCTTGCAGGACTCATTACGGTTGCAATTGGTGTTTTACTTTATTTTATCGTCGATAGAAAGAATCATAAGAGAGAAGTCATAGATATGCCCTAA
- a CDS encoding serine hydrolase, with product MKSKVIFNGVLLSLLFSSVTAFAQDENITLLLHKDTTAAIRRVVQHPYKFRVQVAYTQVRKNSDGKRTFVASDFRINDDEYFYPATLVKLPIAALALEKINGLHIGGLSKDSYLKILAPHVSKEEKPSTIRENIIRMLVLNDKNAFNRLYDFLGQEYINHRLEQLGYKKTRIIQRFFARSAEDSRTTGPYIITDSLGKTLYNGEKVTCRKKLYNPTKETKIGTGYMDGKRFVRVAKDFHNSNNFPLSEAHRMLISVIYPEETALENRFNISSEDFEFLKSALGYYPREAGILEWMNNEKIYDTQEKFLFAGASKDTLPSGLRIYNKAGFDYGFIADCAYIQDKEKDVEFFVSAVLYTNSKDILSEEGYEYKENGYPFLKELGKLIYYHEIRIKDITVK from the coding sequence ATGAAAAGTAAAGTGATCTTCAACGGTGTTTTATTATCGCTGCTTTTCTCTTCTGTTACAGCCTTTGCTCAGGATGAAAATATTACTCTTCTTCTGCATAAAGATACAACTGCTGCAATCAGAAGGGTGGTTCAACACCCCTACAAATTCAGGGTTCAGGTTGCTTATACTCAGGTACGGAAAAATTCTGATGGCAAACGGACGTTCGTTGCATCTGATTTCAGGATTAATGATGATGAGTATTTTTATCCGGCTACTCTTGTTAAACTTCCGATAGCTGCTCTTGCTCTGGAAAAAATAAATGGCCTTCATATAGGCGGTCTTTCCAAAGATTCTTATCTGAAGATCCTTGCTCCCCATGTTTCAAAGGAAGAAAAACCTTCGACTATCCGTGAAAATATCATAAGAATGCTGGTTCTCAATGATAAGAATGCTTTTAACCGTCTTTATGATTTTCTTGGGCAGGAATATATCAATCATAGACTGGAACAACTGGGCTATAAAAAGACACGAATAATTCAGAGGTTTTTTGCCAGAAGTGCTGAAGATAGCAGAACTACTGGGCCATACATTATCACTGATAGTCTAGGTAAAACTTTATATAATGGAGAGAAAGTAACCTGTAGGAAAAAGTTGTATAATCCGACTAAAGAAACAAAAATCGGAACAGGTTATATGGACGGAAAAAGGTTTGTGAGAGTAGCGAAGGATTTTCATAACAGTAACAACTTTCCACTCAGTGAAGCGCATAGGATGCTTATATCTGTTATATACCCTGAAGAAACAGCCCTGGAAAACAGATTCAATATCAGCTCAGAAGATTTCGAATTTCTTAAGTCAGCTTTAGGATACTATCCAAGAGAAGCAGGTATATTAGAATGGATGAATAATGAAAAGATTTATGACACTCAGGAGAAATTTTTATTTGCAGGGGCATCTAAAGATACTCTTCCAAGTGGATTAAGAATTTATAACAAAGCAGGTTTTGATTATGGTTTCATCGCTGACTGTGCCTATATTCAAGACAAAGAGAAGGATGTTGAATTTTTTGTTTCTGCTGTTTTATACACCAACAGCAAAGATATTTTAAGTGAAGAAGGATACGAGTATAAAGAAAATGGTTATCCTTTTTTAAAAGAATTAGGTAAATTGATATATTATCACGAAATTCGAATCAAAGATATAACTGTCAAATAA
- the gldM gene encoding type IX secretion system protein PorM/GldM, with translation MAGSKETPRQKMIGMMYLVLTALLALQVSSALIYKFQYLNDSLEKTVSETKDISSEKLRNIASAVKQKGNKADEVKLKEEAEVISQKTRDLVTFIDNLKKDMITRTGGLEEDGSLKGAKEETEVEVIMIGAAKNGKAYELKKKLNDYVAFVNERSDKKFGAIALDASEDPLLKNNPDQRNKDFAELNFGQTPLVAALAALSEMESRVVGIEAVVLDEKSKKLDADEHKVDKLIPMVRTGTKIIPAGMKYEADVFMGAVMSSAKPNIHIGESTLNVDDNGIGKYSFTASGGNYVNGEIKKTWTGKIKMKNPDGTDTIYSITEDYIVTQPVIQVQSGNPPALYKNCSNKLNVQVPALGNNYNPDYRVDGASFIKGSRKGEVTIIPSGSIPTISLKVSSNGYYIGEEKYLVRLIPPPTVEVRVNGKVVDPRMGVEAVTVKNISVRIIPNPDFQKLLPQESIYTITEWAMTVGRGRRGGPAKTFKSATISVNDISTQLNANDNLIIDIKQVKRRNYKGELEDVKMPDKPEVVTLY, from the coding sequence ATGGCAGGATCTAAAGAAACACCAAGACAAAAGATGATAGGTATGATGTACCTCGTCTTAACTGCATTGCTTGCTCTTCAGGTAAGTTCAGCACTGATATACAAATTCCAGTATCTCAACGATAGTCTTGAAAAGACTGTATCAGAAACAAAAGACATCAGCAGTGAAAAACTTAGAAACATTGCTTCTGCAGTAAAACAGAAAGGCAATAAAGCCGATGAAGTAAAATTAAAGGAAGAAGCCGAAGTCATCTCCCAAAAGACACGTGATCTTGTTACTTTCATAGATAACCTTAAAAAGGATATGATCACCAGGACCGGCGGACTGGAAGAAGATGGAAGTCTCAAAGGTGCAAAGGAAGAAACAGAAGTTGAAGTGATTATGATTGGTGCTGCGAAAAATGGTAAGGCTTATGAGCTCAAGAAAAAATTGAATGATTATGTCGCTTTTGTCAACGAAAGGTCTGATAAAAAATTTGGAGCCATTGCACTTGATGCATCCGAAGATCCTCTATTAAAAAACAATCCGGACCAAAGAAACAAAGATTTTGCAGAATTGAATTTTGGTCAGACGCCATTAGTCGCAGCTCTGGCTGCATTAAGCGAAATGGAATCGAGAGTGGTAGGAATAGAAGCTGTTGTTCTGGATGAGAAAAGCAAAAAGCTTGATGCAGATGAGCATAAAGTGGACAAATTAATACCAATGGTAAGAACGGGCACAAAAATAATTCCTGCAGGTATGAAGTATGAAGCTGATGTATTTATGGGAGCTGTGATGTCCTCCGCAAAACCAAATATCCATATTGGGGAATCAACCCTTAATGTTGATGACAATGGAATAGGAAAATATTCTTTCACAGCCAGTGGCGGAAATTATGTGAACGGTGAAATAAAGAAGACCTGGACAGGAAAAATTAAAATGAAAAATCCTGATGGAACAGATACCATTTATAGTATTACAGAAGATTATATTGTAACACAACCAGTTATTCAGGTTCAATCTGGTAATCCACCAGCACTTTATAAAAATTGCAGCAATAAGTTGAATGTTCAGGTACCTGCTCTTGGCAATAATTATAATCCGGATTATAGGGTAGATGGTGCAAGCTTTATAAAAGGAAGTAGGAAGGGAGAAGTAACGATAATCCCATCAGGAAGCATACCTACTATTTCTTTAAAAGTAAGCAGCAATGGCTATTATATTGGAGAAGAAAAGTATCTTGTAAGACTTATTCCACCACCAACAGTTGAAGTAAGGGTCAATGGAAAGGTTGTAGATCCTCGTATGGGAGTAGAAGCAGTAACAGTTAAGAACATTAGTGTAAGAATTATACCCAACCCTGATTTCCAAAAATTACTTCCGCAAGAATCTATCTATACTATTACTGAATGGGCTATGACTGTTGGGCGTGGAAGAAGGGGAGGTCCTGCAAAAACTTTCAAATCGGCTACCATTAGCGTTAATGACATTAGTACACAACTTAATGCGAATGACAATCTAATTATTGATATAAAACAAGTTAAAAGAAGAAATTACAAGGGAGAACTTGAAGATGTGAAGATGCCTGATAAACCTGAGGTGGTAACTCTTTACTAA
- a CDS encoding DUF2867 domain-containing protein, translating into MHVTKSSPSEKSLIPENFSPVQYSDSFTTAFKSNRSLHVDDLVYAFFDTSPKWIEKLFILRNAIVKMLGLKVSEVNDRKRQRELFKVEKGNSLGLFKVFDKSENEALLGEDDKHLDFRILFHLINKGDNHYVFTLTTPVRFHNAFGRFYFTIIKPFHQFIVPAMMKNIIKKVTTDKN; encoded by the coding sequence ATGCATGTGACAAAATCCTCTCCTTCAGAAAAATCTCTCATTCCTGAAAATTTCTCTCCTGTGCAATACTCCGATTCATTTACAACAGCATTCAAAAGCAACAGATCCCTTCATGTCGATGATCTGGTCTATGCCTTTTTCGACACCTCCCCAAAATGGATTGAAAAACTATTTATTCTCAGAAATGCAATTGTAAAAATGTTAGGCTTAAAAGTTTCTGAGGTAAATGACAGAAAACGTCAAAGAGAGCTCTTTAAAGTTGAGAAGGGTAATAGCCTTGGTTTGTTCAAGGTTTTTGATAAAAGTGAAAACGAAGCGCTTCTCGGAGAAGATGACAAACATCTGGATTTTAGAATTCTGTTTCATCTTATTAATAAAGGAGATAACCATTATGTATTCACCCTTACTACGCCGGTAAGATTTCATAATGCCTTCGGAAGATTCTATTTTACTATTATTAAACCATTCCATCAATTCATTGTACCGGCTATGATGAAGAATATAATTAAGAAAGTAACGACCGATAAAAACTGA
- the purU gene encoding formyltetrahydrofolate deformylase, protein MENSILLIDCPDEKGLIFKITGLLYKNHLNIIENSEFVDKNRGWFFMRTQFTGFFPEKPLLEELREILPTGATIKLTQKERKKVVLMVTKEHHCLSDLLVRNYFNDLNMSVEAVISNYMILDKLASKFDIPFYYVSHENRSREDHEKYIHQVLSELDFHYIVLAKYMRILSPDFIAKYPNKIINIHHSFLPAFVGASPYAQAFERGVKIIGATAHFVNEDLDQGPIIAQNVLPVAHSHSAADMALAGKDVEKIVLAKALKLVFEERVFVSGNKTVIFD, encoded by the coding sequence ATGGAAAATTCGATTTTGCTGATTGACTGCCCTGACGAAAAAGGGCTGATTTTTAAGATAACAGGGTTGTTGTACAAAAACCATCTTAATATTATAGAAAACTCAGAATTTGTAGATAAAAACAGAGGTTGGTTTTTTATGCGGACTCAGTTTACAGGTTTTTTTCCTGAAAAACCTCTTTTGGAAGAACTCCGAGAAATACTGCCTACAGGTGCCACAATTAAGCTCACCCAAAAAGAACGAAAAAAAGTTGTACTGATGGTTACAAAGGAACACCATTGCCTCAGTGACTTGCTTGTGAGAAATTATTTCAATGACCTGAACATGTCTGTTGAAGCGGTGATCAGTAATTACATGATTCTTGATAAGTTAGCATCAAAGTTTGACATTCCTTTTTATTATGTAAGCCACGAAAACAGGTCAAGAGAGGATCACGAGAAATACATTCATCAGGTACTTTCGGAGCTTGACTTTCATTACATAGTGCTAGCCAAATATATGCGTATTCTTTCGCCGGACTTCATAGCAAAATATCCAAATAAGATCATCAACATCCATCATTCGTTTCTTCCCGCATTTGTAGGAGCAAGTCCTTATGCACAAGCTTTTGAACGAGGAGTAAAAATCATTGGCGCAACTGCACATTTTGTAAATGAAGACCTTGATCAGGGACCCATTATTGCCCAGAATGTGCTACCGGTAGCCCATTCGCATAGCGCAGCAGACATGGCCCTTGCAGGAAAAGATGTTGAAAAAATAGTGCTGGCAAAGGCTTTGAAGCTTGTGTTTGAAGAAAGGGTTTTTGTAAGCGGAAATAAGACTGTGATATTTGACTAA
- a CDS encoding MarR family winged helix-turn-helix transcriptional regulator — MKPYQTVCFHIKTTWHAISRLYNEQAAKYGYTASIGYVLLYIDTVEGTPATKIGPMIGMEPRSLTRMLKSLEESELIRRVQDKKDKRLVKIFLTEKGKEKKEMAKKVVRRFNQAVREEIPEEKLKVFFEVAEKINSIIDHKEIYNNNNKTENTNTF; from the coding sequence ATGAAGCCCTATCAAACGGTTTGTTTCCACATAAAGACTACCTGGCATGCGATTTCCAGGTTGTACAATGAACAGGCTGCAAAATACGGCTATACAGCGTCAATAGGTTATGTTCTTTTGTATATAGATACTGTAGAAGGGACCCCAGCTACCAAAATTGGTCCTATGATCGGTATGGAACCGAGAAGTCTGACCCGCATGCTGAAAAGTCTGGAAGAAAGCGAATTAATTCGAAGAGTCCAGGATAAAAAGGATAAAAGGCTTGTGAAAATATTTCTGACTGAAAAGGGCAAAGAGAAAAAAGAGATGGCTAAGAAGGTTGTCAGAAGGTTTAATCAGGCTGTGCGTGAGGAAATTCCCGAGGAAAAATTAAAAGTATTTTTTGAAGTCGCAGAAAAAATAAATAGTATTATCGATCACAAAGAAATTTATAATAATAATAATAAAACCGAAAACACTAACACTTTTTAG